CGCTGGAAATCGGCATGACGCTGGCCTCGCGCCCCAAGGTCATCCTGCTGGACGAGCCCATGGCGGGCATGTCCCAGCACGAGGTGGACTACACGGTCGAGCTCATCAAGGACGTGACCCGCGACTGCACGCTGCTGATCGTGGAGCACGACATGCAGGTGGTGTTCTCGCTGGCCGACCGCATCAGCGTGCTGGTCTATGGCGAGATCCTCGCCACCGGCACGCCGGCCGACATCCGCGGCGACGCCCGCGTGCGCGAAGCCTACCTGGGAGAGGAAACGGTATGACGACGCAATCCCCCTTGCTGAGCCTGCAAGGCGTGCATGCCCACTACGGCAAGAGCCACATCCTGCACGGCATCGACCTGACGGTCGGCCGCGGCGAAGTCGTAAGCCTGCTGGGCCGCAACGGCGCGGGCCGCTCCACCACCATGAAGAGCATCATGGGCCTGGTGGACGTGACCGGCGGCAGCATCGCCATCGAAGGCCGCGACATCACCAACAAGCGCCCCTTCGAGATCGCCCGCGCCGGCCTGGGCTTCGTGCCGGAAGAGCGCGAGGTGTTCGCCAACCTGACCGTGGACGAAAACCTGCGCATGGGCGAACAGCCCAAGCGCGACGACGCGCCCTATTGGTCGACCGAGCAGATGTTCGACTACTTCCCGCGTCTGAAGGAACGTCGCGGCACCAAGGCAGGCAACCTGTCGGGCGGCGAACAGCAGATGCTGACCATGTGCCGTTCGCTCTTGGGCAACCCCAAGGTCATGCTGATCGACGAACCCACCGAAGGGCTGGCGCCGAAGATCGTGGAAGTGATCGCCGACGTGATCCGCGACATCCACAAGCGCGGCGTGTCCGTGGTGCTGGTGGAGCAGAAGCTGACCATCGCGCTGAAGGTCTCCACCCGCGTCAGCGTGATGGGCCACGGCCGCATCGTTTTCGAAGGACCGCCCGCGCAGCTGCATGAGCGCCAGGACGTGGTCCAGGAATGGCTGGCGGTCTGAGCGCCGGCAAATACATCGCTAAGAGGCAAACATCTTGGACCAAACTCCGGAAGTCATCCATCCCGACCTGCGCGGCCAGAGCGTCGTCATCACCGGCGGCGCCAAGGGCATAGGCCTGGCCACGGCGCAGGCCTTCGCGCGCCAGGGCGCGCGCGTGGCGCTGCTGGACATGGACGCCGCTGCGCTGGACGAAGCCGTCGCCGGCCTGGCCGCGCTGGGTGGCGAAGCGCTGGCCGTGCAGGCCTCGGTCACCGACGCCGACGCGGTCGAGCAGGCTTTCGCACAGGTCGACAAGGCCTGGGGCCGCATCGACGTGCTGGTCAACAACGCCGGCGTCTCCGCCAACAAGCCCACGCTGGAAGTCACCGTGGACGAATGGCGCCGCGCCGTGGACATCAACCTGACCGGCGTGTTCCTGTGCGCCCAGGCCGCCGGCCGCCGCATGGTGCCCGCTGGCGCAGGCGCCATCATCAACCTGGCCTCCATGTACGGCGTGGTGGCGGCGCCCGACCGCGCCGCCTATTGCGCCACCAAGGGCGCGGTGGTGCTGCTGACCGAGACCCTGGCCGTGGAATGGGGCCCGATGGGCGTGCGCGTGAACGCGCTGGCGCCGGGCTACGTGGAAACGGACCTGGTGCGCGACCTGGCCGCGCGCGGCCGTCTCGACCCCGAGCGCCTCAAGCAGCGCACGCCGCTGCGCCGCCTGGCGCAACCCGCCGAAATGGCCGACCTGGCGGTGTTCCTGGCCTCGCGCCAGGCCGCCTACGTCAACGGACACACCCTGGTGGCCGACGGCGGCTGGAGCCGCTACAGCTACCTCTAATCGCAAGAACGCATACACACATCTCTGGAGATTCACTCATGGCCACCCACCAACCGCTTGAGTCCCAAGCGCCCTGGCGGCAACTGACGGTAGACGCCAAGGACTGGCAACAGGCGGACCCGGC
The sequence above is drawn from the Achromobacter xylosoxidans genome and encodes:
- a CDS encoding ABC transporter ATP-binding protein → MTTQSPLLSLQGVHAHYGKSHILHGIDLTVGRGEVVSLLGRNGAGRSTTMKSIMGLVDVTGGSIAIEGRDITNKRPFEIARAGLGFVPEEREVFANLTVDENLRMGEQPKRDDAPYWSTEQMFDYFPRLKERRGTKAGNLSGGEQQMLTMCRSLLGNPKVMLIDEPTEGLAPKIVEVIADVIRDIHKRGVSVVLVEQKLTIALKVSTRVSVMGHGRIVFEGPPAQLHERQDVVQEWLAV
- a CDS encoding SDR family NAD(P)-dependent oxidoreductase — protein: MDQTPEVIHPDLRGQSVVITGGAKGIGLATAQAFARQGARVALLDMDAAALDEAVAGLAALGGEALAVQASVTDADAVEQAFAQVDKAWGRIDVLVNNAGVSANKPTLEVTVDEWRRAVDINLTGVFLCAQAAGRRMVPAGAGAIINLASMYGVVAAPDRAAYCATKGAVVLLTETLAVEWGPMGVRVNALAPGYVETDLVRDLAARGRLDPERLKQRTPLRRLAQPAEMADLAVFLASRQAAYVNGHTLVADGGWSRYSYL